The window ATTTCAGCCACTATCGTTCTCATGTGTTCAATTTTCAGCCCATTATTGATCGGACTTCGGGGATTTTTATTTATCGCAGTCGATGCGATTGCAGCGTTCTTCCTGCGAGATTGGCTATTCGCCTTATCGATCCTAACAGCCAACTAAAAACTCTATTTAGGCGCAATCTTGCGCGTGACGGGGGCGCCGGTCTTCTATCGAGACGGCCGAAGTTGCTTGATACCCCCCGCCGCTCTTCCTCGGCCCCTTGCCGGTGAGTTGGGGGCGCTCGGTGACGGCACGGCCGATCGTCCAGCCGAGACGCAGGCGCGAGCGCAGGGTGAAAGCCGAGAGGCCGCTAAGCTTCGCCCACTCGGCGACGGTGAGGGATCGCCCGTCGAAGCGATAGCGTTGGCTAGGTCGACCGTGGGTGAGCACGGGGATCTCGATCGCTTCAGCGACAGGCCAGCCGCGACCGATGCGCTTCCTGATCGTCTCAGACGGGATGCCGTAATCGAGCGCCCACTCCTCGACGGGTTGGGTGATGCCTTCGTGCGTGAGGATCACGACATAGACCTTTCTTCGGATTGGATCGGCCCGTTGTGGCAAGGCGCGCAGACGGGTTCCCAGTTGGAGCGACGCCAGAAGAGCTTCTGAGCCGTCGCCAGCTCGGGAGCCGTGCGGGCGGCGCTCATGCGGTGCGGGGTCTTGTGGTTGACGACGGTGGAGGGCGCTCCGCAGCGTGTGCAGACGGGGTGCGCAGCGAGGAAGGCGACGCTCTCGGTGCGCCACTTCGTGCCATAGCCTCGGGCATTGGCGTTCGGCCGTGCGCGGTCGTGCTGCGCCTTACGGGCACGCTGACAGGCGCAGACGGTGCCGGCCGCGACGACACGGCCACAGACGCAGATGCGGGGCGGACGCGAGGGCATCAGAACGCCTCGCAGGAATAGGGGTGCGACCGCGCATCCTTGACCGCTTTCAACCGCTTCTGAGCGTCGGGGGCACGGAGGATGCTTTTCGGTGTTCGGCCGGTCGCGGAGCCGTCATGGAGCGCCCCCGGTAGGACGTGAGAGGGCGTCGTCATGCTAGCGCCCTCAAAGCTTCGATGCCGGCCTTGCGCTCTTCCGGGGTGGGAAGATCGGCGGCAGCGTCGGTGTTGTCGGTCGCGCCGCCGAACAGCGTCGCCAGCAGCTTGCGGCGGACGTTGTAGGCGGCGAGGATTTCGGCGGGCGAAGCCGCATAGGTTTCGGCCGGCGTCCAGCCGAGAACGCCCGTGCCGAGGCCGAAAAGCTGGTGGTGGAGGTCGACGAGGGCGATGGGCTTGCCGGTCGGCTTGCCCTTGCCCGTGGGCTGCTCGCCGAGGTCCGCAAGCTGCGTGAGATGCAGCAGCAGGTCGGGCGCAAGGCGCATGGCGTCGTGAACGGTGACGGCCGGGACGGTGTCGACGTGCTCGGCAAGGATCGCCGCCGTCGCCGAGATGCTGCCCTGAGCGAGCAGTGCGCCGAGCTTCTGAAGCCCATGCTCGCGCTCAAGGCGCGTCGCGGCGCGCAGGGTCGGCCGCAGGCGGATGGAACCGCCCCCGATCTCAACCGTGATATCGCGCGCCGCGAGCGTCATGATCAGCTCGCCTTGATCTTCAGCTTGGTGATCGCCTCGCCGAGCACAACGCGGCCTCCGACACGACGACGAGCGCCGAGCTTGACGATGCCGTTCGCGTAGCCGGTGACGTCGTCGCGGTGCGGCTGAATTTCGACGCGGTCGGCGATCAGGTAGCCCGACGAGAAATCGCCGAAGGCAATCGGCGTCGCGCCCGGCGCGATGTTCGGCATGTCTACGGCCTCGACCACGGGCGCGCCCATGATGCTGGCCGGCTGTCCGGCCGAAAGGCCCGGCTGCCAAACGTAAGCGCCGTTGCTGTCCTTCAGCTTGCGGACGGTCGCCATCGTCTGACGGTTCATCAGCCAGACGCCGCGCGCGGCATAGGCGGATTTGATGTCGTAAAAGGTGTCGATCAGATCGTCGCCCTTCAGCGTCGTCGCCGACGTCGTGAAGGTGCGCAATTCCGAGCTCGTCAGGAAGCCTTCGGCCTCAGTCGTGCCGTTGCCGACCACAAACTGACGAGCTTCCTTCTCGCCGAAGCGCCGGTAGATGTGCGCCGACAGCCACGCATCCATGTTGAAGTTGGCATCTTCGAGCATGATCTGAGTGACCGGCACGATCACGGCCATCTCGAAAGCCTTGACGTCGATCTGCTCGAAGCTCGGCTCGCTCTCGGGCTTCGTGCCCGTCTCGCCAGCGACCATGCCCGGCTCGACTTCGTTCACGAGGCGCGGGAACTGAAGCAGGCCGCCGGTCATGTTGACCACGGACGCGAAGCGACGCGCGGGCGAGTGCTCGGCGATCTTCTCGATAATCTCGGTGCGGACGTCGGGCGGAACGAAGACGCCGCCGGTGGGGTTCGCGCCGGTGAGTCCGAGGGTCTTCAGCTCAGTCGCGTCGCCGGTGCGCAGATAGCTGTTCAGCGCCTTGCGTTCGACAGACTTCGTCTCGACGTCGCCAGTGAGGATCGCCGGGCGGTTCAGCTTGGCTTCGAGCTTGTCGAGGCGACCGATGAGCGCCGTGGCTTCGCCGGACTTGGTCTCAACGGCCTTCAGACGGTCGTCGATCGCGTTGCGGAAATCTTCGAGCCCCCTCGCGACGACGTCGGTCGCGTCATCGTCGGCGCTCTTGTGTTCGATGTCGCCGAGGATGGCGCGATCGTGGAAAGACATTTCAGGCAGTTCCTTTCAGGTGCGATAGGCCGAAGCGGCCTTGTGGAGAGCTTCGGCGATCGCGAGAGCGGACGAAGCGGACTTCGCGCCGGTGATCCGTGCGCGAGGATGAGCGGGGTTCTTCACGACGCTGATCTCGACGAGGTCGAGCGCGCTGATCACGCGGCCCTTGCCGGCGCGCGGCGTGGAGGCGGTCGTGCGGTAGCCGATGGAAAGTCCGCCGATCTGGCCGGACGTGATCAGGCCCCGAACAGCTCGGGCGCGGCTGCGCGTCTTTACGTCGAGCTGGCCGGCGACGAGCAGCCCTTCGGGCGTCTCTTTGACTTCGGTCCAAAGGCCGATGAGGTCTTCGGGATCGTGGGCGAACAGCAGCGGCATGTCGGCGGCGACGTTGAACGCGCCGGGCGTGATGAGGTCGCCGAGCTGGTCCGGCCCCGCATTGAAGGGCCATGCGACGCCGGTGATCGTGCCGGCCTCGTCGACCGACAGGGCGGCCTTGATCTCAAGCCGTTCCATCAGTGCACCGTCTCGGTCGCACGCGTCTGCAACAGCATCAGGGCGTGGCGCTGCCACGGTGCCCACCGCGTATCGTCAATGTCGTCTGCCGGCAGCTCGACATCCTTGTCGCCCGCAGAAAGCGCCCGCTCGGCGTCGGCGAGCAGCGTGGCGACGATCGCCCGCCGCAGCGTGGTGATGGCGTGGCGCTCGAAGGCTTCAGTCGAGATGACGCGGCACAGGCGCAAGAACGCGCCGTCAGTCGAGTGCATTGGTCGTGTCCTGTTCGGAAGCCGGCCCGCTGTAGAGGGCGGCGAGGAGGTCGGCCGCGATGAGGAAGGCGGCGACGAGCGGCTTGGTCGCCACGAAGCCGGCGACGATGCTCGCGGCGTCTTCGGCCGGCGTGCCCGCGCCAATGAGCCCGAGGCGCAGCGTCTCGACGATCTCCGCATGGGCGAAGTGGCCGGTCGGCACGCGATGGATCAGCGAGCCGATCCCGACGCCTGTCGCCTTCTCAAGTTCACCGATGGCGTGCGGCGTGAGCACGAAGGCGCGCTCGACGTCGAGGGTGGCGCGGAACGGGATCACGCGGCTTCGGCCTCCGGTGCCGATTGGGCGGCCGGGGCCGTGGTGATGTTCGGATTGTCGAGGTCGTCGCCGCCGTCGAGCGCCGGGAGGTTCAGGCCCGCGCGGACCTCGTTCTTCGTCATCGCGCCCATGGCGCGATACTGCGCATAGGCCGTCGCACGGGTGGCGGCGTCGGCGCGCAGCAGGTCGTCAATGACGAACTCGACGAGATGGGTGCGGCGTTCGTCTTCGCTCAGCAGCAGCCGGCGGTAGGCGTCCTGCCACGTCCGAAGCCACGGCAGAAGGGTGAGCTGAAGGAACAGCGCGCCCATCTGCTCGGTGTTCCCCCAGGTGGCGCGCCCGAGGTTGAAAAGCATGCTCGGCGGCACGCGGAAGGCCCGCGCGATCTCGTCGAGCTGGTGCGTGCGCACCTCAAGGAACTGGCTGTCGACGCTGTTGAAGGCGAGCGGCTGGAACGCCATGCCCTTCTCGAGGATCGCCGTCTTGCCGGACTGCTGCCCGCCATGGGCGGCGTGCCAGCTTTCGGCGATATTCTTCA is drawn from Methylopila sp. 73B and contains these coding sequences:
- a CDS encoding phage major capsid protein, coding for MSFHDRAILGDIEHKSADDDATDVVARGLEDFRNAIDDRLKAVETKSGEATALIGRLDKLEAKLNRPAILTGDVETKSVERKALNSYLRTGDATELKTLGLTGANPTGGVFVPPDVRTEIIEKIAEHSPARRFASVVNMTGGLLQFPRLVNEVEPGMVAGETGTKPESEPSFEQIDVKAFEMAVIVPVTQIMLEDANFNMDAWLSAHIYRRFGEKEARQFVVGNGTTEAEGFLTSSELRTFTTSATTLKGDDLIDTFYDIKSAYAARGVWLMNRQTMATVRKLKDSNGAYVWQPGLSAGQPASIMGAPVVEAVDMPNIAPGATPIAFGDFSSGYLIADRVEIQPHRDDVTGYANGIVKLGARRRVGGRVVLGEAITKLKIKAS
- a CDS encoding HK97 family phage prohead protease, producing MERLEIKAALSVDEAGTITGVAWPFNAGPDQLGDLITPGAFNVAADMPLLFAHDPEDLIGLWTEVKETPEGLLVAGQLDVKTRSRARAVRGLITSGQIGGLSIGYRTTASTPRAGKGRVISALDLVEISVVKNPAHPRARITGAKSASSALAIAEALHKAASAYRT
- a CDS encoding gene transfer agent family protein; protein product: MIPFRATLDVERAFVLTPHAIGELEKATGVGIGSLIHRVPTGHFAHAEIVETLRLGLIGAGTPAEDAASIVAGFVATKPLVAAFLIAADLLAALYSGPASEQDTTNALD